AACAGGGTCGGAGGTGTTTACAGATCGTAAAAAAAATGGGAAGTTTACCTACTTCTCTCAACTAAACAGCGTACGCAGAATATCACGGGTAGTTGATTTGTTTTTGGTATCTACGTTGAGGAAGGAAATAGAATATATTTTGTGAGATTTCAGTCTATGTTTAAGAGCAATTGAATGATTCAGATGATGCGTGAAGAAGCCTAATGAAGGAAATATCCGGAACTTGGGAGAAAAGAAAGGAGAGGATTGTATCGATATTTTCTGTCCCTGCTGTGTATATATAGGTTGCTAGGAGTCCCAAAAAGGGGGATCGAGAATTGGGGGTGAAGCAGAGGAGACGTCGGAGTTGCAGGAGAGTTGCAGAGTAattctctgctggtgaagaagaagacgagctgaagaacatAGGACACAattggacagtcgcagaaaccgtgacctatactttcaaactcaataactttgtaacaatttttccaacaattaatctgagttcgcaacagttctgttagggctctctgtaacagtgggttctgtaacaattataattgttacaaacacactgctttatacctcttcttcaataaaacacctttttgaactatggattattattttgagcgtgttttcaccatgaagatctaaaacccaacactgggatgacggaggaagccattctctatgTATGTGGTAAATTTATTTAATTCttgtatgacttttgcactattttaaattgattcatgatttttcttaattgattgtggtTTTGTTTGATGACGTATTattggtcttagtatttttgatacgtcatgcttgtgatttacaatcaatcttttataaaatctaccttggcaaataataaagagtcaatatttattatgttatgagctataattttctggaattgatagttgaaccacatgaatatgagaatcggtggaatcttgagtctcagtacctctcgatatcgtgacaatcgtgtatatatattttctttgtttttattttcaagtcttatcaagtccgagttgaacgaactttaatACCACTTTCAAAaatacatcaacgacacaaatcCAAAGGGCTCAACATCAATGCGTCATTCATAATGGCGAGGAATTAGCATATTGGCTAAATCTAGAAAAAGAGCTTCGGAACCAGCACCTAATCTTACTTCAATGTCATGCCACATATTGGCAATAAAGATCCAGAATACAATGCTCCTATCCGGAGATAATAATACGACCTTCTTTCACACCAAAGCAACCATACATCGAAGTCGCAACAACATTCAACAATTACAAGATCAGCAAAATAACTGGATTTCCGATAAAGATCAAGTAATTCAGATCATCCTGGACCATTTCACAAATCAATACACAGCTACGAACTCAATAATATATGAAGAACTATTTGAGGAAATTGCACCAAGATTAACATCCAAACAATGTGATTCTCTCACAGCAGAAGTCACAGTGCAAGAAATCAAGGAAGCTTTGTTCTCCATCAATTCAGAAAGTGCCTCTGGGCCGGATGGTTacacaagtaagtttttcaaagttttctggGATACCACTCACACGCAAATAATATCTACAGTTCGAAGTTTTTTTAATTCTTTAAATATCCACCCACTCATGAACCATACAAATATTACATTAATTCCAAAAGTAGACCACCCAACAAAACCATCTCAATTCAGACCTATCAGCCTCTGCAATGtctattacaaaatcatatcaaaaatccTGGTCAACCGCATTCGACCCCTTCTCCCATTTCTAATAAGCCCGTACCAAAGCAACTTCGTCCCTCAACGTTCAATTCATGATAACATCGCAATTTCAGGAGAACTATTCCACTACATCAAAACCCCAGCCATCACCAAAGAACCCAAAATTGCTCTTAAACTAGATATCCAAAAGGCTTATGATAGCCTGGATTGGGGTTTCATTAAAAAAGCCTTTACCAAATTAGGATTCCCGGCAATTTTTGTGGATTATATCATGTTACGTATCAGCTCAGTCACCTACTCCATCAACATCAATGTCACCCCCCATGGTTTCATCACACCAACGAGAAGcataagacaaggtgatcccatATCTTCATACATTTTGATTGTATGTGCTGAAATTCTATCAACAAATCTTGCCAAATTGGAAGCCAAACAGATGATTTGAGGTCTCAGAATATCACAAAAAGCACCGCCCATATTACATCTTATGTATGCAGATGATCTTCTAATCACCTACAGAGCTTCCAAAGAGAGTAACATCCACCtccaaaagatacttcaatcttacgGATCATCGGCATGACAATTAATCAACACATCCAAATCAACAATCATCCACCATCCGAGATTACTGCCAGAAGATATAAATACTTTACACCAATTTTACAACATGCCAACCTCTTCAACCCCTCCTATATATCTCGGAGTCCAATTCAAACACGGGAGAACATCCCGCCATATTTTCGAACCTTTGCTTCAAAGGATGGCTCGTAAGGCTAAAGGATGGATGGAAAAATGTCTTACACCTGCCGGAAGGTTAGTTCTCATTAAAACCTCCTTAACCCAAACATCCAACCACCTTATGCAAACACAATTGTTCCCTGCTCATGTCCACAAACAAATCGACCGGATTACTACTGTGGCTGATTTAATTGACCCTATTACTCATAATTGGAGACATGATCAACTacacaacctaccacctgaggcAATACAATATATTATCAATATCCACCTTCCCCTGGACAATAACCCAGATAAAATAATCTGACCACATTCGAAATCTGGTAAATACACCACTGCTTCAGGATACAACAGTTTAGCCCAACAAGATAACCATACAACCATAACCCCCTACCAACCACCAAATTTCtatggaccttaccatgtcctccaaaaattcagcttttcttgtggaaagctatcaACTAAAGATTACCAACCTTCTCTTTATTACACCGCATCAACCTCACCAATTCAAACATGTTCCCCAGATGCAACTTCAACCCAGAAACGGTGATACACATGCTTATTCAATGTCCTGTGGCAATTGCAGCATGGACCAACATCTTAAACCGCATACCaacaaaccatcttcaacataaCAACCATCCTATCACATTAAATCCTCAAACAACCATATTGCATCTACTATGAGCTTATACTGATAAAACCACCATCACaggtttctgttttcttttctggGCACTATGGACAACCAGAAATAATCTAGTCTTCAACCAATCCCAATCTCACCATGAAAACATCCTGAGGACAGCTGTagcacaacaacaagaatttgAATGGGCAAGAAAAATCTCCCCACCGGTACTACCTGGAGATCCAACTCCGAGGATTGCAACAACCAGCACAAAAACAACTACAATTATTCAAGTTGGATGGTGTATTCCAGATTCGGGTTGGATAAAAATAAACACAGATGGGGCTGCTAGAGGCCATCCAAATATGGCTGGAGCGGGATTCATTTGCAGGGACTCAAATGCACAAACCATTATGGCTCTTGAACAACCTCTAGGTTTAACTACTGCGCTAACGGCTGAGACATGGGCAACTGTAATAGCAACCAGAACAGCAATGGAAAGACAATGGCCAAGAGTATAATTGAAACAGACTCAGAAACTCTCGTGCACTTTATCAGAACATCAACAGAAGCTCCTTGGtatcctagtttaattgggggccatgaaattttgtttgccccccaaatttttcaggggtgtaaaaatcggaagatgaatatactattttacccttgattaatatttttttttttcaagtaacgacccttcaccgacattaacgacagtttagggtcgtcatatacatcatgatcaaaacaataacgactctaaactgtcatacactaacgactctttttagagattaacgacagtctataacgacatttctaaaacattaacgattGTTTAAGTCGTCAAGtgcgtaaccaaaacagtaaAGACCCTTCCAAAGGatcgtcagggaattgatcatttttatgacgacccaaaactgtcgtgcatttccgccattaatgaatcttcgatagtttagagtcgtcacttaaacagtctaaacattaacgactgttgaggatcgtcaatgaaaatttttaataccttgacgatttttcatactatCTGGGGGGGAAAAAGTTAGACTTaaaattgcagacaaaaaatctggaaaaaaaattaaactctaattaagtaagattatcactaattaattaaattttaacactaatcatttaggggcattttagtcatttaaaaaatatttttataagggtgacccaaattaggtcctggtgaccttttttgtcctctagtgcatggcccccaattaattccgatggcccccaattaaactaggcttGGTATAtatcacaaatgattgcagaaatcaaACAAAGGATGCGCCACATACCTTGTCGCCACATTCAACACAATTATAAAGAAGGCAACCAAGCAGCGGATGGTATAGCAAACTTTGCAACAGATAGAAGCGAAGAAGGAAACTACTCGACAACGATACGGGATCAAACAAACCCGCCTTTTCTTAATCAAATTCTTTTAAGTGACTCTAGGAGAATTACTTTCCCCCGTGTAATCTTTAGTTAGTTCCTTTTAATATATTCatgcatcaaaaaaaaagatcaacTCACCCAACGCGTTTTCCCAAAATTCACCTCATAAGAGTTGAGCGTTTTTTTCATATCACCTGGAATGGGAATTCATGtgctttgggaagagtttggacatGAATATTTGAAGGACGTCCAGtgttttctttttcgttttatCAATTTCTCTATTTTATAAAGGCAGCATGAACCTTTAAAGTTGCCTGAGAGCACACACTTACTAGAAGCGTAACATTGGGTGCATGAATGATGAACCCACATCCCCGAGTTATGGACACAAGGGTTCATACACTGTCAAGTtattggtatgtcaatttttgGTCCCACAATACCTCCTTATCCAAAACACCATTCAGGTCCATGTGCTCCTTCCTAGGGTGATTAATGGATTCATAAGCCCTTCTGAAACTGCGAGAAAACAGTAAGCACAACCAATTGCATTCATTCTCAAGGTATGGGCACCTAGCAGCTTTAAAACACCGATCTATTTATGAAGAAGTTAAGAACCGATTTCTCAGAATAACTAATGAAAACTGGGTAAAATATTAACCAATCTTGTGGAGTGGTACGATCAAACACTGGAGTCTACAGTTTGATCCCCAGGTCTCCATGGGTTGCTGAACGGCTATTAAAAGAAGGTACCATTGATAGTATTATTATAATAGTAGTATCCCAGATGGATATGGATATGGTGGTGAATAGCATGGATACCTCGCCTCAAAATTCAATAGTTGCTGTTATCAACTTATTCTATTGTAAATGCTGGCAACATTGAAGGAACCAGTATATAGCTACAGCATGTTACTACTGTCGCAAACTCGATATACTTCCACCTCTCCCTAGAGACTACTACTAGCCTATACCTAAGTAGATACCATGGATGCCTTATGGAATTTGGAAGATAAATGGAATATAACAACCCAAGAAGCATTTCTTATCTTTATATGTTCTGCTTTGGCTGTTATTGGCCTTTGCACGACCGCAATCCTTAAGaagaggaaagagaagaagaatggaGTTGCAGGAAGGCAATTTTTAGTGGAGGAATCTGGATCTAAAGGTATGACAACAACAAATTGGTCTGAATCGAGTTTGCGCTGGGTCTCGATGAAGAAAACCTTGATAAGTAGTGTACGATGGAGTGGAGCAAACAAGTGGGAGGATAGTGCGTGCAGGACTTCGCGGCAGACTAATGCACCTCCATTG
This is a stretch of genomic DNA from Papaver somniferum cultivar HN1 chromosome 1, ASM357369v1, whole genome shotgun sequence. It encodes these proteins:
- the LOC113299911 gene encoding uncharacterized protein LOC113299911 — its product is MDALWNLEDKWNITTQEAFLIFICSALAVIGLCTTAILKKRKEKKNGVAGRQFLVEESGSKGMTTTNWSESSLRWVSMKKTLISSVRWSGANKWEDSACRTSRQTNAPPLLLAEGGSVALEFGCWSHNSDSPVWQRPILMGEKCEFPRFSGLILYDEQGRSLHGSELVQQDISTAPIVTTLRDLL